A region of the Pricia mediterranea genome:
GAAACCATCCTCGTTTACCCGATACCGTTGGCGTTCCCCAGCTGTATTGGTCTGGTATTCGTCGCGGTATTGGATGATGTTTTCGTACATGGACAGCGGTGCAGGGTCCAAGGCCGATTCCGTCCGGCCCGCTTTCCCGACTACGGTCTCCACTTCGGGAATACTGGCGACGGCCATATCCAATTGTTGTAGTACGCGCTTGTTTTCGGCCACTCCCGCGTGTGGCAGCGAAGTGGGCATCAGTAAAAAAGATCCTTCATTTAACGAGGGCATGAACTCCTTACCGGTGTTCTGCATGATCAGTACGCCCAAGACCACAATGACGGCAGGGACGGAAAGAAAAAGGAACTTGTTTCGTAACGCCCATCTCAGGATACGGGTGTAATACATCCGGAACACATAAAAAGCCCCCAATAATCCGAAACAGATGATTCCCACGAAAATAAGGTTCATAAAAACGTTGCGGTCAAAACCAAGGGGCCGCCAGTAGGTAGCTAGCAAAAAGACCACGGCCGCTGCGGAAATAACAATATTGAGCAGGCCGGCCTTTTTATCGGAGAGGGTAAATCCGTTGAACAATTTCGATGTCAAATTCGGCTCGCGCAAAGGTCGGATGGTCCCGAAGGCTATTAGAACCAGTCCCAACCAATACCCTGAGACCACCGCCCAAAGGCCGGTAAGAATCAGTAGGATACTAAACACGTAGCCGATGATACTCTTACTCCGTTTTCTGTCAAAGAAAAGTGCCGCAAATGGCGGAATCAGGAACAGCGCCACCACCACGGCCGCGGCGAGCGCCATGGTCTTGGTAAAGGCCAGGGGGCGGAACAATTTGCCTTCGGCGCCTACCATCGTAAAGACGGGTATAAAGCTGATGATGGTCGTTAGTACCGCGGTGAGGATGGCCCCGGAAACCTCCTTGGTGGCATTGTACACGATGGTATTAATTGAACGGGATAGCCGAATCTCCGCTGCTCCAGGTTCTGCATTGGAGCCTACATCCGAGGCCTCCAATTTTTCATTTTGTGTTTTTAGCTTGTCGTTCTCCTCCAGATGCCGGATAATATTTTCGGACAAGATGACCCCCATATCCACCATCGTTCCGATGGCGATGGCAATACCCGAAAGGGCAACGATATTGGCATCGACATCAAAGAGTTTCATCGCGATAAACACCATCAAAACGGCCACGGGAAGCAATCCGGAAATCAATACGGAAGCCCGCAGATTGAATACCATTATGATGATGACCAAAATAGTGATCAGAATCTCCAATGTCAGGGCTTCGTTGAGCGTGCCCAGAGTTTCCTGGATCAGCTCGGTGCGGTCGTAAAAGGGAACTACGGTCAACTGCGAGGTACGGCCATCGGCCAGTTCTTTTGAGGGCAGTCCGGATGAGAGTTCGGCAAGTTGATCCTTGACGTTGTTGATAACTTCCAAAGGGTTCGCCCCGTACCGGGCCACTACGACCCCGCCTACGACCTCGGCGCCTTCCTTATCCAATATCCCCCGACGCGGCGACGGGCCTAGATGCACCCGGGCCACATCCTTAATTCGAATGGAGGTATAGTTTTCGGAATCGACTACGGCATTTTCGATGTCCGCAATAGATTTGACGTAGCCCAGCCCCCGAACCAGGTATTCCGCCTGGTTAATTTCGAGCGTCTGTGCCCCTATGTCTTGATTGGACTGTTTGACGGCCTTGACCACATCGTTTAACCGGATACCGTATTGCCGCATCAGTTCGGGATCCACGTCGATCTGGTATTCCTGCACGTATCCGCCAATAGAGGCGACTTCGGCCACGCCACTGGCGGAGGAAAGGGCGTACTTCACATAGTAGTCCTGAACACTGCGGAGCTCGTGCAGGTCCCACCCACCGGTTACGTTTCCATCTTTATCCCGCCCTTCCAACGTGTACCAAAATATCTGGCCCAAGCCCGTGGCATCGGGACCCAAAGAGGGATTGACCCCATCGGGAAGCAATCCCGATGGGAGGGAATTCAATTTTTCAAGGATACGGCTGCGGGACCAATAGAATTCAACATCCTCCTCGAAAATGACGTAAATGCTAGAAAACCCGAACATGGACGAGCTCCGGATAGTCTTGACCCCGGGAATCCCCAACAGGGAGGTCGTTAGCGGATAGGTGATCTGGTCCTCGATATCCTGGGGACTACGGCCTTCCCATGGGGTAAAGACAATTTGCTGGTTTTCTCCGATATCGGGAATGGCATCCACGGCCACCGGATTGCTCGGCAATAGCCCCACATCCCATTTAAAAGGTGCGTGAACCATGCCCCAGCCCACGAACAGGGCAAGCAGCAATAGGGCCACCAACTTATTTTCGATAAGAAATTTTATCGCTTTGTTAAGCATAAAGAACGATAGTTAAACGGTAAACAAGAAGTACGGATACAAAAAGTTTTGCCCGGACGAACGGACGTCATCGGGCTTAGGGCCTACGGGAAGGGTAGGCTACCGTTTAAAAATCAAATTAAAAAGGTCTGATGCAGTACTAGCACGTCCCGTTTCAGGAACGGGGGCGCGTAATCGTCAAAAGGGACCGCTTTGGATTCGGTTCCATCCAAAAGGCTGATATAGGCGTAGATAAACGAGGCAACGAATACCTGTTGGTCAAAGGATAGGGAATGAAAGGAATGCTTTAGATCATCTTGGCCTTCGAGGACCATCTGCGCGTCGGTACAACAGGATTCTTCAGTCATACCGCTTTCGCAGGACATCGGATCCTCCCGTTTTTCCATTCCACAGGTTGCATCCTTGTGGCTGATTGAAAAATCCATCAAGGTATCCCCGCAGTAGTGCATGTCAACTGTAAAGGACATCGTGGTGAACAGCACTACGAATGCCATCGAAACCGCCGATATTTTATGGAAAATCTTTTTCAACACTGGAATGCTATCCTTTTATTGCGTAAAAATAACTATAAAATTACAACATAAATGCAAAATTACTGAAACCCTACGCAAATTTTTTATCCTTAACAAAAGTTTAATCGGATTTATTAACTCGGCGCATCGCGGAACGATACCTTCCCTCCTAGCCCCGATTAAACGCCCATAACTAATACTTCTATCGGATGCCATTTATCCTTGATACAAATCCAGGATTAGGCGATGAGCTTAAATTCCAGACTCTTTCTATAGGCAGATGGAGTACATCCTTTGATGGATTTAAAATGCCTGTTGAAATTAGAAAGGTTCTGAAAACCGGATTCGTAGGCAATTTGGGAAATATTGAGATTCGGATTGTCCAGTAACCGACAGGCGTAACCGATCCTCAATTTCAATAAATAACTTTTAAAGGGCATTCTGTACCTTTTTTTAAAGGTCAAAAAGAACTGGGTATTGGACATGTTGGCAATTTCCAGCACATCCCTCAACATGATTTCTTTTTTAAAATTTTTCAATAAATACTCCACTACGTCGCGCAGGGGACCGCTTTCCGACATTTCCGTGTTTTCCTGGAATACGGGGCTGCAGATTAAGCGATATTCTTCGGTTGTAGCAAAAATTTCGAAGATGGAGAGCAGGGAATACAGCCTTTGGGTAGGATGCATGCTGTTCATCGCCAACATAATTTCGGTAATGCGTTCCTTCGTTTTTCCGAAAAATTCACAACCCCTTGCAGAATGGGACAAGAAGGTACGAAGGCCGCGGTTTTCCAGAAGATCGATAAACCGTTGTCCCATGAATTCCTCCAAAAACTGTATAACGTAGCCCTTTCCGGTAAACGTACCGTCATCGGCATAATATTCGGGGTCGCACCGCCATACGTGCGAGAGGGAAGAGCCTAAAAAAACAAGGTCGGCCTCTTGAAATTCGCTGATGTCGTCGCCTACGATACGCACTCCGCTGCCTTTGTCAACTAGTATTAGCTCATACTCCGGATGGTAGTGGTACACCCCAAAATTTTTATCCTCTACATGATAGATAAAGGATTGGTCGGACTCCTTGAACAATCTAATTTCCGTAGTTTCCATTCTCAAATATAACCAAAAATGATACTCTTGGTCATACCCATGCTGTCGTATCGACAAGAATCAGGCTTATATCTTGCCTTTGAAAGTTTAGCTTTGAAATAATTTATAGAAACGTTGACCTTACATTCCGCATCCGAGGTATTTTATCAATTGCATTTACATGGACTTCATATATAATTCATTTTTGAAATCTACTATTTGGCTCAATCGGATGCTATATTGCCCAGTGCATTATTGGAAAAAGTAGTTTCGGTTTCGGATAAGGAATTTCCGCCCTGTACGAAATCGATGCCCCATCCACCACTATCCTCGATCGTGCAGTTTTCGATGTTCAGGTTACCGCTGCAATGGATTACGATGTTGCCCTGCCCTCCCGCGTTGTACATTTGCTTGGAACCACCGCCTGAAATCTCACAGTAGGATAATTGGTTCGCGCT
Encoded here:
- a CDS encoding AraC family transcriptional regulator → METTEIRLFKESDQSFIYHVEDKNFGVYHYHPEYELILVDKGSGVRIVGDDISEFQEADLVFLGSSLSHVWRCDPEYYADDGTFTGKGYVIQFLEEFMGQRFIDLLENRGLRTFLSHSARGCEFFGKTKERITEIMLAMNSMHPTQRLYSLLSIFEIFATTEEYRLICSPVFQENTEMSESGPLRDVVEYLLKNFKKEIMLRDVLEIANMSNTQFFLTFKKRYRMPFKSYLLKLRIGYACRLLDNPNLNISQIAYESGFQNLSNFNRHFKSIKGCTPSAYRKSLEFKLIA
- a CDS encoding efflux RND transporter permease subunit encodes the protein MLNKAIKFLIENKLVALLLLALFVGWGMVHAPFKWDVGLLPSNPVAVDAIPDIGENQQIVFTPWEGRSPQDIEDQITYPLTTSLLGIPGVKTIRSSSMFGFSSIYVIFEEDVEFYWSRSRILEKLNSLPSGLLPDGVNPSLGPDATGLGQIFWYTLEGRDKDGNVTGGWDLHELRSVQDYYVKYALSSASGVAEVASIGGYVQEYQIDVDPELMRQYGIRLNDVVKAVKQSNQDIGAQTLEINQAEYLVRGLGYVKSIADIENAVVDSENYTSIRIKDVARVHLGPSPRRGILDKEGAEVVGGVVVARYGANPLEVINNVKDQLAELSSGLPSKELADGRTSQLTVVPFYDRTELIQETLGTLNEALTLEILITILVIIIMVFNLRASVLISGLLPVAVLMVFIAMKLFDVDANIVALSGIAIAIGTMVDMGVILSENIIRHLEENDKLKTQNEKLEASDVGSNAEPGAAEIRLSRSINTIVYNATKEVSGAILTAVLTTIISFIPVFTMVGAEGKLFRPLAFTKTMALAAAVVVALFLIPPFAALFFDRKRSKSIIGYVFSILLILTGLWAVVSGYWLGLVLIAFGTIRPLREPNLTSKLFNGFTLSDKKAGLLNIVISAAAVVFLLATYWRPLGFDRNVFMNLIFVGIICFGLLGAFYVFRMYYTRILRWALRNKFLFLSVPAVIVVLGVLIMQNTGKEFMPSLNEGSFLLMPTSLPHAGVAENKRVLQQLDMAVASIPEVETVVGKAGRTESALDPAPLSMYENIIQYRDEYQTNTAGERQRYRVNEDGFFELKNGNVVANPNLPVSSSLSTPLKTGAVEKSQAEGDHGRENSPVSSSAVENETFENRVVDPFDFDRSQLIADDGGEYFRNWRPEIQSPDDIWNEIVSVTKLPGITSAPKLQPIETRLVMLQTGMRAPMGIKVKGQDLRQIEEFGVQLEAILKPVEGVKAEAVFADRIVGKPYLLIDIKREQLARYGITIADVQQVLSVAVGGMPLTQTVEGRERYAVRVRYPRELRDNPSDLKNIYVPVEKGSPVPLGELVDIRYEKGPQVIKSEDTFLVGYVLFDKRDGFAEVDVVENAQAAIREKIDSGALVVPKGISYAFTGTYENQLRAEKTLSVVVPLSLIIIFLILYFQFRSVSTSLMVFTGIAVAFAGGFLMIWFYGQDWFLNFSIFGENLRDLFQVHPINLSVAVWVGFIALFGIATDDGVVMATYLTQTFARNSPDSPQGIRDSVVEAGQKRIRPCLMTTATTILALLPILTSTGRGSDIMIPMAIPSFGGMLIALITLFVVPVLYGWRKEVELKKGNP
- a CDS encoding HYC_CC_PP family protein translates to MKKIFHKISAVSMAFVVLFTTMSFTVDMHYCGDTLMDFSISHKDATCGMEKREDPMSCESGMTEESCCTDAQMVLEGQDDLKHSFHSLSFDQQVFVASFIYAYISLLDGTESKAVPFDDYAPPFLKRDVLVLHQTFLI